The DNA segment CGTGACTTTTTTCAAATCTATTTCAAGGATGTGATTCACCGATCGATCCAGGAATAACCTATCATGACTAATCATTATCATGCCCCCTTTCCAGTCCGCCAAAAAAGTTTCCAGCCATATAGTGGCTTCCAAATCCAAGTGGTTAGTAGGTTCATCTAAAAATAAGATATCAGGTTCTTGAAGCAGAATCGATGCCAACGCAACACGCATCCGCCAACCTCCAGAAAAAACATCCATTGGCTCCCTTAGTTTATCATCGGAAAAACCAAGGCCGCTCAATATCTTTTTTGCTTTCTCTTCCAATGTCCAACCGCCCAAAGCTTCAAATCGGTTTTGGGCCTCACCCAATTGATTTCCCAAATCAATATTTTCATGATTTTTAGATAGTGCTTCAGATAATTTTATAATTTTCCCTTCTAACTCCCGTACTTCCGGATAGGCTGCCAACACTTCTTCCAAAATGGAACGCCCGGATCCGGCCACAATATCTTGAGCCAAATAACCAATAGTAATGAATTTATCTTTCTGTACATTTCCGGAGTCCGGTGTTTCTTTCCCCAGCATAATTCGGAGCAGTGTCGTTTTACCGGCACCATTAGGGCCCACCAATCCTGCGCGCATACCCCGTTTCAAGAAAATATTTACATTATTAAATAGGTCGCCATCTGGGAAGACTTTAGACAGGTTTTCGAGGCGAATCATATGATTTTTAAAACGTGAATAATTAAAGCGTATTTAGAAAAAAGAGTCATATTGAATTACATAATTACGATTAAAATAATTACAGTTGTACATCAACAACTGCGCCATGATTCAGAGTCAGTCTTACAGGATGAATAGTATTAATCAATTCTGGCCCACCTTCCATTCGGATCTGAATATAATTATCCGTATGTCCAAAAAGTTTCCCATTTTTCATATTTTCTATTAAGACTGGGCGCGTTGATTCCAGAAATTGATCATGAAAATATCGCCGTTTTTTATCAGACAAAATATGTAGCATTTTGCTTCGCTCCGCCCGGTTCACTTTTGACACAATTTCACCCATGTCAATAGCATCTGTATTCGGTCGTTCGGAATAAGTGAAAACGTGAAGATAGGAAATATCTAATTCATTTAAAAAATTGTATGTGTCCATAAAATCATCATCAGATTCACCCGGAAAACCAACAATTACGTCCACACCAATACAGCAATCTGGTATTATTGATTTTATTTTGGTAATGCGCTCTTCATATAAATCCCGTTTATATCTTCGGCGCATTGCGCTTAAAATTTTGTCTGATCCAGATTGTAGTGGCACATGGAAATGGGGCATAAACTTTTGAGATGATGCGCAAAATTCGATAATCTCATTTGTCAATAAATTGGGCTCAATGGATGAAATTCGGAATCGGTCAATACCGTTCAAATTATCTAATTGCTGAATAAGGTTAAATAATGTCTCGTCCGAACCTTTTCCAAAATCGCCAATATTCACGCCGGTGAGCACAATCTCCCGGGCATCCGTCGTCGCCACTTCTGTAGCGGTTTTTATTGTATTTTTAATGGTATCACTACGACTCTTACCACGCGCCAATGGAATAGTACAAAATGAGCACGTATAATCACAGCCGTCTTGAACTTTCAAAAATGAACGCGTTCGTTCACTGGAGGAATAAGACGGAGTGAATTTGTGAACATGATCAATTTCGGATTGAATCACTTGAGTGCCTCCATTGAGATCCATGCTATTTAAATGACTCAATAGATTGAATTTTTCTTCCGCGCCTAGTACAATGTCCACACCATCAATTGATGCACTATCGTTGGGCTTGAGTTGGGCGTAACATCCAATCACCACAACAGACGAATCGGGATTCCGGCGCTTAACCTGACGAATGAGTTTCCGGGCTTCCTTGTCCGCATTTTCTGTAACCGAACATGTGTTCAAGACGTAAATATCTGCTTTGTCCCGGTAATCGACCTTTTCAAATCCGTGGCGAATAAAATCTCGAGAAATGGTAGCCGTCTCAGAGAAGTTCAGTTTGCATCCCATTGTATGGAACGCGACGCGTTTGGTTGGTGTACTCATTTTGAAAGTGTTTAAGTGTGTTAAAGTGTTCGAGTGTTTAAGTGTTCTCAATACTTTAGCACATAAACAAGATTACACTTTAATATGTAAATTTTTCGGGACGGAAATTACAATAAAAAATGTTTTCCCCCATCCTATGCCTTCCGTACTTTTTTCCATGGACTCAAAAGATAAAATCAACGAACTCCGCCAAAAAATCGACAACCTTGATGATCAAATGCTGGATCTTTTGGTTCAGCGATTTTCCGTGTCTAAAGAGATTGGTGAAATTAAAGCATCATCTGGCATCA comes from the Candidatus Neomarinimicrobiota bacterium genome and includes:
- a CDS encoding chorismate mutase, translated to MPSVLFSMDSKDKINELRQKIDNLDDQMLDLLVQRFSVSKEIGEIKASSGINVSDPNREQDIIDRLADKLEGKLDKDDISAIFGPVYHISKKLQKK
- the mtaB gene encoding tRNA (N(6)-L-threonylcarbamoyladenosine(37)-C(2))-methylthiotransferase MtaB, with product MSTPTKRVAFHTMGCKLNFSETATISRDFIRHGFEKVDYRDKADIYVLNTCSVTENADKEARKLIRQVKRRNPDSSVVVIGCYAQLKPNDSASIDGVDIVLGAEEKFNLLSHLNSMDLNGGTQVIQSEIDHVHKFTPSYSSSERTRSFLKVQDGCDYTCSFCTIPLARGKSRSDTIKNTIKTATEVATTDAREIVLTGVNIGDFGKGSDETLFNLIQQLDNLNGIDRFRISSIEPNLLTNEIIEFCASSQKFMPHFHVPLQSGSDKILSAMRRRYKRDLYEERITKIKSIIPDCCIGVDVIVGFPGESDDDFMDTYNFLNELDISYLHVFTYSERPNTDAIDMGEIVSKVNRAERSKMLHILSDKKRRYFHDQFLESTRPVLIENMKNGKLFGHTDNYIQIRMEGGPELINTIHPVRLTLNHGAVVDVQL